In a genomic window of Wyeomyia smithii strain HCP4-BCI-WySm-NY-G18 chromosome 1, ASM2978416v1, whole genome shotgun sequence:
- the LOC129718136 gene encoding uncharacterized protein LOC129718136: MSRQDFEMQTYERCSPEDVRRLAYEYASHLGIKVPAAWERDKMAGKTWFTNFLKRSSERSIRNPEATGLGRAMLVNLKNATTEGRRKRKAAILTNIPGKSTLAIEQVKSVRCQPQTKAKTDTNRKRNKVCLMCNEAFRQGQPMKKRIQCNTCEQWAHQKCIPPDNAIFICTRCTSIG, encoded by the exons ATGTCTCGTCAG GATTTCGAAATGCAAACCTATGAACGAtgttcccctgaagatgtccgTCGCCTCGCATACGAATATGCCTCGCACCTCGGAATCAAAGTGCCTGCCGCGTGGGAAAGAGATAAAATGGCCGGGAAAACTTGGTTTACTAATTTCCTGAAGAGAAGTTCTGAGCGGTCCATTAGGAATCCGGAAGCAACTGGTCTTGGTCGAGCAATGTTAGTCAACTTGAAGAATGCCACGACAGAAGGAAGGAGGAAGAGAAAGGCAGCTATTCTGACCAATATTCCAGGGAAAAGCACACTGGCAATAGAGCAAGTCAAATCTGTTAGATGTCAACCGCAAACAAAAGCTAAAACAGATACCAACAGGAAACGCAATAAGGTGTGTCTAATGTGCAACGAGGCTTTTCGACAGGGTCAACCGATGAAAAAGAGGATTCAATGCAACACATGTGAACAATGGGCTCATCAGAAATGTATTCCACCCGATAATGCCATCTTTATTTGCACACGTTGTACGAGCATTGGCTAG